GACCTAGAGAAACCCGAGGTGGAGGTATACGTTGAGGTTAGAGGACGCCAAGTCTACGTCTACCAGGGCATGAGGCCTGGGCCTGGCGGGCTCCCCGTAGGCGTTGAGGGCCGGGCTCTCGTTCTCTTCTCCGGCGGCCTAGACTCTCCAGTTGCGGCATGGTATACGGCTAAGAGGGGCGTCGAGGTTGACCTTCTCCACTTCATACTAGCTGTTCCAGCATCAGCCAGGGATGCCGAGCGTGTCGGTAGGAGGCTAGCAGAACTATGGCTCTACGGGTATAAGCCAAAACTGTTCCTCGTAGACTTTAGGCCGGTAACAGTAACGATAGCTTCAAACACTAGGAGAGGCTATGAGCAGATAGTGCTAAGGCTAGCAATGTACTATGCAGCACAGCTAATAGCCGAGAAGCACGGATATGACGCGGTGGTTACAGGCGAGAGTATAGGCCAGGTTTCAAGCCAGACCCTCAAAAACATGAAAGCGATGGCCCAGGCCTTACCCCTGCGCCTCCCCCTCATAAGGCCCCTGGCTGGCATGGATAAGGAGGAGATAGTAACGGTGTGCAGGAGGATAGGAGTCTACGAGGAAGCAGCAAAAACCAAGGAGTACTGCCAGATAGCGAGAGGTCTAGCAATAACTAGAGCAGACCCAAAGATTCTGAGCGAAGAGTTCGAAAAGGTAAAAGATATTGTTGAAGCTTCACTAGCCACGCTTAAAACTGTCGATCTCGCCTAGCCTCATAATACCTAGCGTGTGGATCGGAGAGTATGGGTGATGGATCAACAATAAGCTCCTCGAGCTTCTGTGCGGGTCTAAACACGACACCCTCAACAAGCCTTGGCGCTCCATGGTTAGCGGCTAGTACTGGGACAACGATTTTCGGCTTCACAAGCAGCTCCAGGGCATAGTTACCCTCTGCAATTCTCCTAGCCTGCCTAGCAAGCTTGGCAGCTATCGCTTCAAGTCTTTCTCCTGCCTCCCCCATTCTAACTATATGAATTGCAAATACTATGCCGTCGCGTCTAGCAACTATATAGTCTACATGTGGTATGCTGGAGACCCTCACTACGCTTGCAACTACTCTTCGAAGGCCGCGGAGCCTAGAGAGGACCTCTTCGACGAGACTGCCACGCTCCAGCGGTTCGGGCTGTGACTCGAAGCCCGTATAGCAGGCTATGTCACCGGAGACTAGGACTATGCCACGGGCTTCAAGCTCGTCAAGTGCCTCTCTAACCTCGCTCAGGGAGAGCCTTGCCCTAGCAGCTATCGTTGCCAGTGAAAGACAGCCCCGGCCGCGCTGGCTAGACTCTCGCAGTACACGCAGCACCCTCGATGCGTGGTCCCGGCCTGGCATACACTACTACCCCGCTATTATGCCTGGAAAGTGGTCAGCAATGAGGCCTCCAGTCATCGCTCCCCAAGCTCTTCACGAAGGACGCGGTCATCATACCCAGGTGCTGGGTAGAGGAGCGCAGGCCCCCTCATCCAGCTGGGCGTCCACAGCGCCCTGTTGGGGGCCCGGCGGCACCCGAGAGGCCCCGGCCACCTGGTATACAGTAAGTCGCAGGTTTCCGGTTTTAGTCTTGGAGTGCTGGGGGCCTCTGGGGCGAGAAGACTCCGCATCCCTTGTTGCTCTACGGTTTTCGGACTCGTCTTCACCGGCCCCCAAGTAGCACTAGGATGGTGGTTAGTGTAGCTATACGCTTTATAGCCTAGGTAAGGCTTTTTACGCGTAGGCCTGGGTTTACGGCTTGATTGGAGGTGTAATGTGCAGTGTCGTTCCCGGCTCCACCAGCGATGATGGGGTATGACCGTAGTACAGCGATGTTCTCTCCTGATGGCCGGCTATTCCAGGTAGAGTATGCTATGGAGGCTGCTAAGCGTGGCTGGACGATGGTGGGTGTTAGGGCTCGCGACGGTGTGGTGATCGTTGCTGAGAAGAAGAAGACAAGCCCGCTAATCGATATTGAGCAGCTGGAGAAGGTCTACATGGTTGACGAGCATATAGGAGCTGGTTTTGTAGGGTTCGGCAGTGATGGTCGCGTGTTGATAGACTATGCTAGGCAGCTAGCGATACAGTACAAGTTCATCTATGGCGAGAAGATACCAGTTGAGTACCTTACCAGGCAGATCTGTGACCTAATGCAGCTCTACACCCAGCATGGTGGCGTGAGACCCTTCGGTGTGACACTGCTGATAGTCGGTGTAGATGATAGTGGTCCCAAGCTATTCGTTGCAGAGCCGAGCGGCCAGTACATGAGCTATAAGGCTCATGGTCTTGGCCAGGGTGGTGGCCAGGCTATAGAGATCCTGCAGCGCGAGTACAGGGACGACATAGATGTTGAGGGCGCAATACTCCTGGGCATAAGGGCTGTAGCATCTGTAATGGAGGGTAAGCCTACGCCGGAAACCCTAGAGGTTGGTGTAGCGGATACTAGGACTGGGAGGTTTAGGAAACTGACTAAAGAGGAGCTATTAAAGTATATAGAAAAGCTTGGTGCCTAGAGAATGCCGCGGAAGGGCAGGGGCGAGCACGAGCCTGTAGTTGCGAGGCTTGAGGTTGCAGGTAAGCGTTTCGAGGTTCTCGTAAACCCGGACCTTGCTTTTGAGTATAAGCAAGGGAAGCAGGTTAGCCTTGAGGACATGGTTATTAGCGACGCTGTCTACACTGATCTGCGTCGAGGCTTGAGAGCATCACCTGAACTCCTACGCAAGGTTTTCGGCACTGATGACGTGGTAAAGATTGCGGCTGAGATTGTACGTCGTGGAGAACTACAGCTCACTGCCGAGCAGAGGAGGAGGCTGATAGAGGCAAAGAAGAAACAGATTATAAGCTACATAGCCCGCAACGCCATAGACCCGAAGACCAAGCTTCCAATTCCACCCGCTAGGATAGAGGCTGCTATGGAACAGGCGGGCGTAGGTGTAGACCCGTTTAAGAGTGTAGAGGAGCAAGCCCAGCTCATAGTCAAGGCTATAAGCAGGATTATCCCGATAAAGATTGCTAAGGCGCTTCTAAGAATAGTTGTGCCGCCCGAGTACTCGCCGAGAGTTGCTGGTGCACTGCAGAAGCTGGGGGAGGTAAAGCATATGGACTGGAGGACTGATGGGAGCCTCGTAGCGGAGCTGGAGATACCCGCGGGGCTTCAGCAGGAGGTTATAGACAAGCTTAACAAGCTCACGCAAGGCAATGTGGATGTTAAGATTGTGAGCGTGGTGTAGCAGGGCCTTGGCCAGGATATATGTGCAGAATAGGAGCATAGTTGTGCCGGGGGATCTCCTGGCTGAGGGCGAGGATGTGGTAGTGGAGTCCATCTTTGTTGAGCGTGTAGGTCTAAAGTACTACGCTACTATAACTGGGCTTGCCAATGTACAGCAGGAGGATGGCAAGTTCAAGGTATCCATTATACCACTCGAGGGAGCCTACATACCCCGCCCAGGCGACATAGTTATAGGGCTTGTAAGGGATATAGGGCTCACTCATTGGGAGGTAGACATCGCCTCGCCCTACAAGGGCATACTCACTGTGCAGGAGGTACTAGATCGCCCCTTTAACCCCGCAACCGATAGCCTGAAGAAGTACCTCGATGTAGGCGACTACATTGTCGCCAAGATAGTAGCTTTTGACCGCGCAAGGGATCCATTACTAACAATCAAGGGTAAGGGGCTCGGCCGCATAGTCGAGGGCTCCATTGTCGAGATTAAGCCCAGCCGTGTACCCAGGGTTATAGGTAAGAAGGGCTCAATGGTGAACATGATTATGCAGGAGACTGGCTGCGAGGTACTCGTGGGCCAGAATGGGAGGATACTAGTTAAATGCCCTAATCGGGAGCTTGAAGAGATAGTAGTACTCTCAATAAAGAAGATTGAAGCCGAGGCTCATACAACGGGGCTCACTGAAAGGGTTAGGGAGTTCATTAGGAGGGAGAGGAGTAGGAGAGGTGTATAACCCATGGCTGGCGGTGCCGGTGAGAAACCCACCCTTATAAGGTGGGAGGAGCGGGACGGCCAGAAAGTAGCTATCCGCCATGATGGTAGGCTGCCGGAGCAGCTCCGCCCCATAAGGATGGAGGTTGGTGTCCTCAGCAATGCTGATGGCTCGGCGCTAGTAGAGTACGGAGGCACCAGGGTTATAGCAGCCGTCTATGGGCCTCGTGAAGCTCATCCCAGACATGTAGCGCTGCCAGACCGTGCCATCATAAGGTGCCGCTACCACATGGCCCCGTTCTCGACGGCTGAAAGGAAGACGCCAGCACCGACAAGGCGCGAGGTTGAACTATCAAAGGTTATTCGTGAGGCGTTGGAGGCTGTTGTTATCTCCGAGCTATATCCTCGCACAGCCATCGATGTCTACATGGAGGTGTTGCAGTCCGATGGCGGCACGAGGACTGCTGCGATAACAGCTGCAAGCCTAGCGCTAGCTGATGCAGGTATAGCTATGAGGGATCTCGTTGCTGGTGTTGCAGTGGGGAAAGTTGATGGAGTCCTGGTACTCGATATAGACGAAATCGAGGATAACTATGCAGAGGCAGACATGCCGGTAGCAATGGCGCCGAGCCTGGATAAGGTTCTACTCCTACAGCTTAACGGTGTTCTAACCCATGACGAGTTTGTAAAGGCGCTAGAGCTTGCCCGGAAGGGTATACAAGTGATCTACAACCTCCAGAAGGAGGCTCTCCGCAAGAAGTATGTCGAGGTAAGTGTTGAGGAGGGTGCATAAGCCATGAGTATCACGCCCTCATTCCAACCAGTTATTCCCAAGCTCAAGAAGCATACTATGGAGACGCTGCTCTCGCGCGGCGTTAGGCTTGACGGTAGGAAGCTGGACGAGACAAGGCCGGTAGAGATAACGCCGGGCTACATTGATAGGGCTGAGGGCTCGGCACTAGTCAAGCTCGGCCAGACAGTTGTATTAGCGGGAGTTAAGACTGATATCGTTGCCCCGTTCCCCGATACGCCTAATGAGGCTGTGCTAGTAGTTCACGCCGAGTTCGTGCCGCTGGCATCGCCAACCTTTGAGCCAGGCCCACCAGACGAGAACGCTATTGAGCTTGCAAGAGTTATTGATAGAAGTCTACGAGAAATCAAGGCTGTTGCGCTGGATAAGCTTGTATTGGAGCCGGGTAAGCATGTGTGGAGGCTCTATGTGGATCTCTACATACTAAACCATGACGGCAACCTATTTGATGCCTCTATGCTGGCAGCAATGGCTGCACTCATGACTACACGGCTGCCAGCAGCAGTTAAGACCGAGGACGGCTACACTGTGGATAGGTCGAAGTTTACAGGCTTGGTGCCAGTGAACCATAAGGTTGTAACGGTAACGATAGCAAAGCTGAGTAATAGGCTCATAGTTGACCCGACCTATGAGGAGGAGCAGGTAGCCGATACAAGGCTCGTAGTAGCGGTTAGCGACGATGGCAGGATTGCGGGTATACAGAAGACAGGTATGGGTGACCTCACCTACAAGGAAGTACTCACTGCGGTAGCTATAGCGCTAAACAAGGCTCAAGTCTACCTCAAAGCTCTTGAGGAGAAGGTTGTTCCCTACCGTGCAGAGCTCGAGAAGAAGCTAGCTGAGCAGGCTGCTGGGGCTACTCCTGCAGCAGCGGTACCGGCACCTGCTAGGGAGCATGAAGAAGTTGTAGAGCAGGCTGAGTCCGCTGGCGAGGAGACCGTTGAACAGAGCTACGAGGAGGAGCGGGACTAGACCTTCAAGGCTTATAAGTTGGCTCTCCTAGAGCCGTGGCGGGGGAACAGCGTTGGCCAGGCGGACGCGCGTCGTAGGCATTGCTGGCAGGTTCGGGCCGCGCTACGGTTCGACCCTTAGGAAGCGCTGGAAAGAGGTTATGGAGCGCCGCTATGCAGACCACGAGTGTCCATTCTGCGGGGTTAAGGGCCACGTCAAGAGGATAAGCGTAGGCATATGGACATGCACAAAGTGCGGAGCCGTATGGGCTGGTGCAGCCTACGTACCCAGAAGCGGGCTCAACAAGCACTTCCCGAGAGTAGTCATACGCGAAGACTAGCCCCAAGCCCGACTTCTTTCCATGTAGAAAGCTCTACCCCTACCTGGTCTTACAGTGATATCGGCAGCTGAGCGGGGACTTCTGGACTGATGGGCTATGGTGCTGGAAAAGCGTGTAACCAGCTATAGGATCCTGGTGACCACCTCTCACCGTCCAACCCAGCGTATAAGGAGCTTTGTCAAGGACTTGGCATCGGTCCTGCCAAACGCGGTTAAAATCAATCGTGGTAAGGCCACTATGCGCGATCTATACTACGAGGCAGCCAGTATTGGTGCAAACCGCGTCGTCATAGTTGCTGGATGGAAGGGTAATCCAGGCTCTATAAACGTCTACGAGCCTGTAGAGCCACCAGACATGGAGCTTAAGCTTATTGCTAGGCTTTTACTTAGAGGCGTTAGATTGTCGAGGGAGACTCCTGGAGCACAACGCTCATATGGAACTTCGAGCCTTGGCGTCTATGTTGAATCAGGCTCCCAGGAGCTAGCAGTACTTGCTGACACACTGATACGCGCGTTTAACGCGAAGCTTATACTCGACCTTGAGAGAGCACATCGTGTCGTGGATGTTGTAGCTGTCATCTCGCCTGGCAGGGATGACTACGTGGCTGAGATAAGGTTCCTATGTACTGGTTCTGGGCGGCAGTGTGGCCCCCTACTGAGGCTCGCGGGGGTAGCGGATAATGTATCGGGTTACAGGCTGCATAGAGCTAGAGCTGCCGGAGGAGAAGGCGCTGCAGGCAGTAGCTAGGGCTTTAGATGTCGAGGCTAGGAACCCGCCAGACCCGCGGAGAGGCCGTGTAGAGGTACGTGTTGAGCCTGGCAAACTAGTAGTCTGTTTCGAGGCACGTGACCTAGCTGCAGCACGTACATTGGCAAACACTTATCTCAGCCTAGCAGCGACAACAGTCGAGGTGGTTGCGGCTACAGGTGGGTAGGGCCTTGGCGCAGCGTCTACCCCCCGAGTTGGAGAACAAGCTTGTCCGGCTACAGACGCTACAAGCACAGTACAATAAGATACTGCAGGAGAGGGCTACGGTGGAGAGCGAGATAGCCGAAACACAGCGCGCAATAAAGCTCATCGAGGAGGCTGGTGAAAACGCACCAGTATATCGGATGGAGGCAAACGTAATGGTAAGGGTTGACCGGGCTAAGCTGCTCCAGGAGCTCAAGGACCGCCTCGAAATACTGGAGCTGAGGCTGCAGAGGCTTAAGAAGCAGGAGGAGGAGATTAGGAAACAGTTAGACACGTTAGCCAAGGAGATAAGGGAGCTACAGACGAAGCTAGCCCTAGGCAAGCAGGCAGGCGCAGGAGCGAGCTAGTATCTCCCCACGAGTTCCTAGGAGGATGGGTGAGCAGACAGTACGTGTTTTTTAGCTGAGAATACCCCTTAAACCCGGGCTCTGTGTCTCCCGTTCCGTTATGTGTAGGGGCCAGTCGTTGCCGAGGGTTATAGACGTCGGGCTTGGCAAGAAGCCGCTGAGCCTCGAGGAGCTAGAGGAGATACTTGGAGAGGTTGAAAGGATGCTTAGCAGGGAGCTTGAGGAGAGGCTTGGCAGGAGGCTGGAAGAGCTAGATATAGTTGTTGAGGGTGTGCTTTCGCCGGACGGTAGAAACCTCCAAATACTAATTGATGTGAGGGCTACTGGTAGGCTAATAGCGCCCCTATCCTATGACGAGGTGGTGGCTGAGGCTATTGACGCTGCAGCAAAGTGGCTCGAGCGCAGGCTACGTTCCAGACTGGCTAAGGGAGAAGGCGGAGGAGCTGCTAGAGCTAGCTGAGGATGCTGGCACACCTATAGTGGTTACCGGCCACAAAAACGCCGACCCTGATGCCCTCGCCGCAGCCTACGTTATCCGCAACATTCTCCGCTCCCGTGGGCTTGACGCGAGGCTCGTACTGCCTGAGGGTCTTAGCCAACCGAGTAAAAGGGTTGCCCGCGAGATACTCGGTGTAGAGCCTGCAGATGTGGAGGATGAGCCCCCGGAAGAGTCTGCGCTAGCAGTAGTTGTTGACACGGCTTCGCCGGAGCAGCTTGGCAGGCTTGCAGAGTTTGTGCTACAGGTAGACTTCGTAGTGATAGACCATCATGAGAGTAATAGGCTGGCGGAGAAGGCTGCCTTAGCCATAGTTGATACATCTGCTAAGGCTAACGCCGAGATAGTATACATGATGGCTCGCCACATCTACGGAGTGAATCTCTCAAGACAGGAACTCGAAGTCCTATTGTCAGGCATAGTCTATGATACAAGGCACTTTGTCCTCTCTACAGCGCGTACACTGAGAATAGCAGCTGAACTCATGGAGGCTGGTGCCAGTCTTGAGAGGGTGCTGCGTGCCCTCCAGTCGCCGCCGATGGAGATTGCCGAGAGGATAGCTAGGATAAAAGCTGCCAAGAGAATGCATGCGCTACGTGCTGGCGACTACATAGTGGCTGTTACAAATGTTGGAGCCTACGAGTCAAGTGTAGCCAGGGCGCTGCTCGACCTGGGTGCAGACATGGCGCTCATAGTTTCCGAGCATGGTGATGAGGTGCGAGTCATTGGGAGGGCTCGCAAGAGCATCGTGGAGAAGCTAGATGTACACTTGGGTCGAGACATAATGGAGCCGCTAGGCTCAATGTTCGGGGGAGGCGGTGGAGGACACGCGCAAGCAGCAGGGGCAACTGTTAGAGCTGATCTTGAGAGAGTATACGCCGCCCTATTAGAACTCCTAGAAAAGCTCCTAAAGAGTAAAGGGCTGGAACCACAAGCTCTAGCCTAGAGGGGGTGTGTGGCCTGGTGGTTTCCGATCTCTCCGAGCTAGAGACCATGGTTAGATTGCTCCGGCTCCCATATCGCCGCATGGGGGACAGTGTAGTCGCGAGCTTCTCCGACGAAAAATACGGTGAGATAGGCCTCGTATACACTCTCGACCGGGATACGGGAAGCCTCCGCGTCGCGGCCCCCTTGGACGTGGAGCCTACGAGTGAGGGGTTGCGCGTAATCCTTGAGGAGAACTTCACAAGCACCACATACAAGTATGCCCTAGACTACGAGGGCTTCATAACTGTGGTGTACGATGTTCAAGCTGACTGTGTAAGGGATGTTCGGAAGCTTAGAGAAATAACGCTCTATGTTGTTGAGGGTGCTAAGAGGATCCTGGAGAGGAGTAGGCCGGAGAAGGTGGAGGGAGGTTAGCCCTTCTTCATACCTATCATCGCGCGTTTCGGCCTCAGATTCTTGCTCTTACAGCGCCTACACTTCTTTGCACCTGGCGGGTTTAGCGCTCCACACTTTCTACAGACAAGCTTGTTTAGTACACGTTGGTACACAATTCTCATTGTTTCTGGGTCGCGCGCTGCAACCATGGCTTACCCCCCGGCTCCCCTCTCCACGGGGCCTCTTATAAGGTGCTCTCCGTGGCTTCTTTCTGGAACAACCCTCGAGCCTATAGCTGCAGCTGTGGCTGCTGCGAGGAATGCTGCTACTGCTAGTGCGTTGTAGGTGCTTGTTTCACCTCTGAGCCTTGCGGCTGACAGAAGTACAATGCCGGCAATGCTGTAGGCTGATGATACGGCGGCGGAGCCCATGGCTTCTCCTACGAGTCTTGCGGCATACTTGTAGATGGCTACGTCGAAGAGAGGGTAAAGTGGAAGCAGCCAGACGGCCATGAAGATTGGGCCGTGGGTTGATGCTAGTAGCGGGATGTAGCCGGCATATAATATGAGCACTAGTGGGAGCACACGAGCCTCCCCAATGCGGTCTACGAGGCTGCCAGCGTAGGGCCTAACAGCGGCACCTATGAAGCCGCTCAGAGCTATGCCCAAGGCGTAGCCCAGTCTTTCCATCTCCACGCTGAGCTTAGCCATGTATATTGTGCCCACTATCTCGGTGCCCACAAAGGCCAGGCTAGCTGGTATAATGGCGACAGCAAAGTATCTCAGTCTCGTCAGTCCTTTGCCTCCCTTCCTGCTAGGCCTAGCCTGCGGCATCAAACCTAGCACTAGGTATATCGCGGCTACAATAATGCCTGAAACCACTAGCACCACGTCTGCGCCGACGTAGGCGGCGAGTATCGGTGCAGCTGCGCCGCCCAAGCTCCAACCAATTGTGCCTCCAGCAAGCACTATGCCGAGAGAGCGGGCGCTAAGCCCCGACACGGTGAGGGCGTAGCCCAGAATCTGTGGCCCGGCGAGGCTCCAGGAGAAGCTAGCTATGAGGGCAGCAAGCCAGAGCAGTTCGGGTCTGTGGAGCCAGATACCGGTTAGCGAGAGGAACAATCCCTCAGCAATGCCTAGGAGGAAGATAGGCCTATACCCAAGTCTTTCAGCAAGTATGGCGCCCAGAACACCCGCTATCGTAGGTATAGTCTCGGCAGCAGCAAGCATGACAAGGTACTCGCTACTCCCGCTATAAACCATCCTGGTCAGGGCGAAGTATGCACTCCACCCAGCAACGTGCAGCAGCTGTAGCCCCGCTAGCAGCAGCTCTAGTCTCATCAAGGGGCAGCACCCAGCCACTGATAACACGGCAGGTATACAAGGTGATACAATACGGATAATATTCGTGGGCTTAGGGTTAGGGGGAGTGTGTAGCTATTGGCGTGGGAGCCTCCCGTACCACGTGAACCCACAGCCGAGCCTCCAGTACCACACTTGGCTGAGGAGGAAGAGGAGCTAGAGTTTACCCCGGCGATACGTAGCCTCCTAGAGAAGAGCAGAGACATCGCGGAGGAGATAATAAAGAGGCTAATGGAGTTTCGCGAGCCTAGTGGAGGGAGCGGTGAGAGGCTCTGGGAGAAAATAGAGTCGGTTGTTATACGCGGCCAGCTAGGCTATGAGGAGCCCCTACCAGGCCTAGCAATAGATTCGACATTCCCCATCGACGGTGGCATGGAGCTTATTGGGGGTAGGCTGGTTGCAATAGTAGCAGGCTACGTTAGCTTTGGCAGGCTCCAGGGCAGAATACTGCCGCGGCAATCCTTTGCAAGTGTAAGGCTTGTAGATACTGAGGAGGCATTGAAAACTATCCCCTACCACGCTAAGCTCTACGAGAAGAAGCTGGCCATGAAGCTACTAAAGGCCATTGAGAACGGTGACGCGGATGCGAAGATAATACTGTTCGACGGCGAGCTTGTACCATACGCACTCCTCTTTAAGAGTCCCGAGTCAATAGGGAAGAGCCGCATATTATCAAGGCTATCGACTATAATGCAGAAGCTGCTGGAGAAGGCTAGGGAGCACCGCATAACCCTTGTAGGCGTTGTCAAGAGGAGCTACTCTAAGCTACTAGCAGTCTATACTGGGCGTAGGCTACCATTAAACGATAAGGCTGTTATGAGCCTAGTCCTAGACTACGGCGAATACGCTGTCGTGGGCAGGTTTGGCGACATCCTACCCAGGTACGCTGAGATAATTGCCCGCGAGAAGGGGGTAGACCCGAAGAAGTATAGGAGCATAGTGTCTGTAAACCTTAGCAACTGCCCCGACTGCAGCAACATAGTCGTAGCCTTCTACAAGCCCCACACCAGGACACCTAGCCACCAAGCCGTAAGAGTCGAGGTGCTAGACTTTGGAGGTTATGGGTTAGAGAGGATACTTTCAATGCTGAACAAGCTTACAAACCCCGGGACAGGGCTGCCATACCCTATAGACCTTGTAGACGAGTACATTAGGCTAGAAGCTAGGGTTCTCGAGCTGGTGAGAAGGAAGGTTATAGGCCATATAGCTCAGGTGCTTGATGTGGTTGGTCCGGGAGCGGTAATGCTGCTAGGCCATACTAACCCGGAGAAAAGATACATCTACGAGCCGAGGCGCAGGTTTACAGTAGGCTAAATCTGTACCTCGTCAACTCGTAGCAGCATTGGGCGCCGCAGCGGATTCATGAGGCCGGCCACGTAGAACTCTCTCCTACCCAGCATTGCAAGGCTAGCCTCCGTAACCTTGCCAAGATCCAGGTAGCCTGCTAGCTCCTGCAGGTCGCCCGTAGCCTGGAGCTTCGAGAAGAATACCGTGCCGAGATTGCTCCGGATACTCGTCTTGATATCTCTCGTTATTCTCTGGCTAGCAACGATTATGAAGAACCTCCACTTCCTCCCCTCCCTCGCTATGGTCTCCAACGCGTAGCTGGAAGCTCCACAGTGTTCGCACGCGTAGTTCTGAGCCTCATCCACGACCAGGCCGAGGTTTATCGGCTCCCGCCGCTCAGAGATGATCTCCCACACTGCAGATGCTATTGAGGCTAGTATGCCCCTCTTAACCTCAATATCCCTCTCATCACTTGCATCGAGGACCACCGCGCCAGACGACAACGCCTTCTCAACGATATCCCGAGGCTCATAACCCCTCGTCTTGAGACTGTCGAAGAGCTCTGGCGGCAAGGAGAACCGGGCTAGTAGCCTTAGCTTGGCTAGCGTTGGCGTCTTGAGGTTAAAGGCTTGGCCTACAACACCGAGTATGCCTAGGAACTCGTCGAACCCGCTAGCATTGCTGCCAGCTTGGCTGCTAGGCTGTGTTAGTCTTTTCTGCCGGTATACTGACCCGGTTGTGAGCTGCTGACACTCTGACGC
This DNA window, taken from Hyperthermus butylicus DSM 5456, encodes the following:
- the thiI gene encoding tRNA uracil 4-sulfurtransferase ThiI, producing MEYEKLVLAALSGEIVLKSERTRPRFEQRLVENIHDALSRNNVSCKSIAIEYARLLVRDCSDYDKALDTLLRVFGVHGAAIAYSFKHSGSLDEIAVGVREIAAEWVKGRKFAVRARRSGVEGFTSLDIARRVGAELYPYSAGVDLEKPEVEVYVEVRGRQVYVYQGMRPGPGGLPVGVEGRALVLFSGGLDSPVAAWYTAKRGVEVDLLHFILAVPASARDAERVGRRLAELWLYGYKPKLFLVDFRPVTVTIASNTRRGYEQIVLRLAMYYAAQLIAEKHGYDAVVTGESIGQVSSQTLKNMKAMAQALPLRLPLIRPLAGMDKEEIVTVCRRIGVYEEAAKTKEYCQIARGLAITRADPKILSEEFEKVKDIVEASLATLKTVDLA
- the psmA gene encoding archaeal proteasome endopeptidase complex subunit alpha — translated: MGYDRSTAMFSPDGRLFQVEYAMEAAKRGWTMVGVRARDGVVIVAEKKKTSPLIDIEQLEKVYMVDEHIGAGFVGFGSDGRVLIDYARQLAIQYKFIYGEKIPVEYLTRQICDLMQLYTQHGGVRPFGVTLLIVGVDDSGPKLFVAEPSGQYMSYKAHGLGQGGGQAIEILQREYRDDIDVEGAILLGIRAVASVMEGKPTPETLEVGVADTRTGRFRKLTKEELLKYIEKLGA
- a CDS encoding ribosome assembly factor SBDS — protein: MPRKGRGEHEPVVARLEVAGKRFEVLVNPDLAFEYKQGKQVSLEDMVISDAVYTDLRRGLRASPELLRKVFGTDDVVKIAAEIVRRGELQLTAEQRRRLIEAKKKQIISYIARNAIDPKTKLPIPPARIEAAMEQAGVGVDPFKSVEEQAQLIVKAISRIIPIKIAKALLRIVVPPEYSPRVAGALQKLGEVKHMDWRTDGSLVAELEIPAGLQQEVIDKLNKLTQGNVDVKIVSVV
- the rrp4 gene encoding exosome complex RNA-binding protein Rrp4, coding for MARIYVQNRSIVVPGDLLAEGEDVVVESIFVERVGLKYYATITGLANVQQEDGKFKVSIIPLEGAYIPRPGDIVIGLVRDIGLTHWEVDIASPYKGILTVQEVLDRPFNPATDSLKKYLDVGDYIVAKIVAFDRARDPLLTIKGKGLGRIVEGSIVEIKPSRVPRVIGKKGSMVNMIMQETGCEVLVGQNGRILVKCPNRELEEIVVLSIKKIEAEAHTTGLTERVREFIRRERSRRGV
- the rrp41 gene encoding exosome complex exonuclease Rrp41 yields the protein MAGGAGEKPTLIRWEERDGQKVAIRHDGRLPEQLRPIRMEVGVLSNADGSALVEYGGTRVIAAVYGPREAHPRHVALPDRAIIRCRYHMAPFSTAERKTPAPTRREVELSKVIREALEAVVISELYPRTAIDVYMEVLQSDGGTRTAAITAASLALADAGIAMRDLVAGVAVGKVDGVLVLDIDEIEDNYAEADMPVAMAPSLDKVLLLQLNGVLTHDEFVKALELARKGIQVIYNLQKEALRKKYVEVSVEEGA
- the rrp42 gene encoding exosome complex protein Rrp42, encoding MSITPSFQPVIPKLKKHTMETLLSRGVRLDGRKLDETRPVEITPGYIDRAEGSALVKLGQTVVLAGVKTDIVAPFPDTPNEAVLVVHAEFVPLASPTFEPGPPDENAIELARVIDRSLREIKAVALDKLVLEPGKHVWRLYVDLYILNHDGNLFDASMLAAMAALMTTRLPAAVKTEDGYTVDRSKFTGLVPVNHKVVTVTIAKLSNRLIVDPTYEEEQVADTRLVVAVSDDGRIAGIQKTGMGDLTYKEVLTAVAIALNKAQVYLKALEEKVVPYRAELEKKLAEQAAGATPAAAVPAPAREHEEVVEQAESAGEETVEQSYEEERD
- a CDS encoding 50S ribosomal protein L37ae → MARRTRVVGIAGRFGPRYGSTLRKRWKEVMERRYADHECPFCGVKGHVKRISVGIWTCTKCGAVWAGAAYVPRSGLNKHFPRVVIRED
- a CDS encoding Brix domain-containing protein, yielding MVLEKRVTSYRILVTTSHRPTQRIRSFVKDLASVLPNAVKINRGKATMRDLYYEAASIGANRVVIVAGWKGNPGSINVYEPVEPPDMELKLIARLLLRGVRLSRETPGAQRSYGTSSLGVYVESGSQELAVLADTLIRAFNAKLILDLERAHRVVDVVAVISPGRDDYVAEIRFLCTGSGRQCGPLLRLAGVADNVSGYRLHRARAAGGEGAAGSS
- a CDS encoding KEOPS complex subunit Pcc1 yields the protein MYRVTGCIELELPEEKALQAVARALDVEARNPPDPRRGRVEVRVEPGKLVVCFEARDLAAARTLANTYLSLAATTVEVVAATGG
- a CDS encoding prefoldin subunit beta, encoding MAQRLPPELENKLVRLQTLQAQYNKILQERATVESEIAETQRAIKLIEEAGENAPVYRMEANVMVRVDRAKLLQELKDRLEILELRLQRLKKQEEEIRKQLDTLAKEIRELQTKLALGKQAGAGAS
- a CDS encoding DHH family phosphoesterase produces the protein MTLQQSGSSAGYVPDWLREKAEELLELAEDAGTPIVVTGHKNADPDALAAAYVIRNILRSRGLDARLVLPEGLSQPSKRVAREILGVEPADVEDEPPEESALAVVVDTASPEQLGRLAEFVLQVDFVVIDHHESNRLAEKAALAIVDTSAKANAEIVYMMARHIYGVNLSRQELEVLLSGIVYDTRHFVLSTARTLRIAAELMEAGASLERVLRALQSPPMEIAERIARIKAAKRMHALRAGDYIVAVTNVGAYESSVARALLDLGADMALIVSEHGDEVRVIGRARKSIVEKLDVHLGRDIMEPLGSMFGGGGGGHAQAAGATVRADLERVYAALLELLEKLLKSKGLEPQALA
- a CDS encoding 50S ribosomal protein L40e encodes the protein MVAARDPETMRIVYQRVLNKLVCRKCGALNPPGAKKCRRCKSKNLRPKRAMIGMKKG